Genomic segment of Aquarana catesbeiana isolate 2022-GZ linkage group LG09, ASM4218655v1, whole genome shotgun sequence:
atacaacgttcacccccccccccaaaaaaagcaagcattgttaaaaaaaaaaacaaaaaaaaaaaaactgtcacgtgacatgaaaaaaaaaagtctcggTAATcgatatcggcgagtacttggaaaaaaaagtatcggtacttgtactcggtcctaaaaaagtggtatcgggacaaccctagtaatatcccacccccattgagTTTAGCTggctagtgggcatggaggagggagggagggagggagggagggagtgggctgtcatttaccactgtgtatacacctacATGTGCGACTCTGTGTCATAtgtgtcacatgggctgctcagatgtgatagggaggaaaagctcagggtagaaatacactaaaaactgagcatgtgcagtagctgccaacactgctctgtaaAATCCCCAAATGCAGCGGGGACATGGACACAAGGTGGAGCTagaaaacagcaggatcaaccagtttaaaaaaaaaaatagagaaaaagaatCCCATAGTGATTGAGtacgaacagcatgtaatacaccatttattgatagtttttaatgatgtgggtttagcgACACTGAGAGCCTGTCCTaggtctgtcctcattaacatacagcGCAAGAAGCCACAAGGGCtgcagcttgtataagagcagtgtgaacagcaagctttgatagAGCacttgcagagctttcagcaagctttgttgaagcttttaaagtaccattcagctccagtttgtaaatgttgaaaacAGATCCTCACAGAAGTGCAGATtgccacctttaaccacttcaatacaggccacttatacaccttcctgcccaaaccaattttcagctttcagcgttgtcacatcttgaatgacaattgcgaggtcatgcgatGCTAtacacaaacaacatttttatcttttttaccccacaaatagagctttcttttggtggtatttgattatttggttattttttgcgctacaaaaaaaaaaaaaaaaaaatggaaattttgaaaaaaataaaaaaagtttttaatttctgttacaaaactttataagttttctccttcactgaggggAACCGATGATGCACTTATATGcatcactgacaggcactgattggcagcactgatcggcactcataggcggcactaatcAGGAGGcattggcaggcatcactgatgggcacagagtgccatccctaatgggcactgatcatccctggtgggctcacctggtggtcatgggtgggctgaactgataatcagtgcagaccccccatcaggagagcagccaatcggctctcctctactcgcacctgtcagcctgtgatcagctgtaattggacacagctgatcacatggtaaagagcctacgtcttAGGCACTTTACCCCGATCAGAGATGCGgtgcgtcagactgacacactacaCAGATCGCCGCGGGTgattgcggcttatcctgctggacatcagaggacacccagtcaggataacagaaccactttcaggctggccatcattttgctatacagaaggcgcaaagtggttaagcaagctgctagcaggcttcagaagGCTTTCAAGAATCTTCAAGAAGTgctaaagcctgctagcagcttgcttaatgCTCGGATCACACCTAATAcagatgcggctcccagcaggggtcctgtgtctcctggttcaccatttcaggtctgatttcagcccgaattttgggctgaattcagacctgaaatggaccagaagacgcacagagctcctgtgcaaatttgcaccgaagccgcatcggagatatgtgaaccggctccatagaaagccattcacaatctcctgctattgcaaatagtgtgaacccagcctaaagtggcaatcaacactcccatgAGGATCTGcgtttacaaactggagctgaatggtactttaaaagcttcaacaaagattgctgttcacaccGCGCTTATACAAGCTGcagcccatgtgaaacaggccttaaagtgatattaaaaaaggCAAGTTTTATTTTgttaaacattttatacttacctgctctgtgcagtggttttgcacagagcagccccgatcctcctcttctcacattacccatcggcgctcctggcccttccctgcTCCCAAGTGTCCCCAAAGAAAGCAGATTGCTGTGGGCAAACTCGCTCCTGAGCCACAgttctgcgtgtccattcagacacagagccatgactctgccctgccctctctctctcctcattggctcactggctgattgacagtagcgggagccaatgaggatcAATGGCCTCCTGAGGATAGATGGCACCAAATCCAcaggttttttaattttatttttttaccttcatgcatagaatgcatgaaggtaaaaaaaatcttgagCCTTCGATACCACTTTAAAGTTTAATGCCTCAGAACGATAGCAAAATTGATGCTGTTCAGCTTTACCTACCCACCCACTGACATGCAAGAAGCAACATTGGAAACGGAATGGTTACAGTAAAGGTCATACGTTGTAATCTGCAGCACCTGAAAACATTACATTTTAATCATTAAACCAGGCACTGGATAGGACCATAGATAAAAAggcaaaaacattttgaaaacggTTCATTGAATAAAAACGGAAAACATAGATATTAACAAAAGTAAACTAtttatatttaacaaaaaaaaaaaaaaaaaaaaaagtaaaaaaaaggtaaaagtcaGAGTTTTAGTACACAGCGTGTCCTCCTTTGGTGCTTTAACAAATAAGACTTCACCGTAAACTCTTTACCGCACCCATTACATGAGAATTGGCCTGACCGGTGAACTGCCTGGTGGCGGGAAACGTGGGACTGGCTAGTGAAGCCTTTGCCACATAGCGGGCACAAATAAGGTCGTTCGCCTGTGTGACTTCTAATGTGGCAGTTGAGCGTGGACTTCTGTGCAAAATGTTTTCCACATTGCGGACAGCCGAAAGGCCTCTCTCCCGTGTGGGTCCGCATGTGCTTGACCAGGCAGCCGTTGGAGAGGAAGCTCTTCCCGCACTCAGCACAAATGTATGGACGTACCTCCGGATTTGATTTCCATGGCTCCTCGTTTAGGAGGTCATCGTCGGACATTTCGCCAAATGATTCATCTGTGTTAGATGACTCACTAAGAGAGACATCTATAGATACATTTTCATTCAAGGAGACACCTGTTCTGGGCCTGTCGCTAGGTGAGATATAGCTTATGGACGCATTACTTAACGAGACATCTCTATCTGTTGTGTTACCCAATAAGCCGTCTCTTATAAAGCCCTCACCTAACGAGGATTCTTTAATGGGTGGTGCACCAGTAGCATCTCTTAAAGATACGTCATTAACAGCGACATCTTTAGACTTATTAAGCGAGATATCGTTAACTGGAGTTTTATCCAACATGATCTCTCCGGTGGGCTTACCCCCAAGCAAGATATCTAAAACTGGGATCTTGTCAACATCTCTAGTGCTTTCACTGGCCGAAACACCAACGTTGATGTCCATAGCAGTCTTGTCAGTAAACAGGGCATCATTAGCGGGTTTATAATTATTTGTCTCCCCAGAATGGGCCAGGGTGTTATCACCACTGTCACATTTCAGTCGAGCTAATTGCTCGATCAGCCTTTCCTTAGCATGAATTTTCATGTGCATCTCAAAATTGAATTTCTTGCTAAAGCACTTCTGACATGCCTTACAAACAAAAGGCTTTTCATCCTCATGTAGCCGTCTGTGGCTATTAAGACTGGAGCTTTGGGCAAACCGTCTCCCACATAGATCGCAGACGTACGGTTTTTCCCCTGTATGAACGCGCATGTGTTTAATCAGACAGCCATTATACAAGAACCTCTTGCCACATTCTGGGCAGGCATGGGGGCGCTCCATAGTGTGGGCTCTGATGTGCCTTTCACATGCAGCTTTTGTGGGGAAGATTTTTTCGCACAGCGTACACGGGTACAGCTCTTCGCCAGTGTGGAGACGCAAGTGCATTTCGAAGTTTGACTGTTTTGCAAAACATTTGCCGCACTGCGGACAAGGTACAAGTCTATCTCGTATATGGATGAGCCGGTGCCTGTCGAGACCAGACTTGGAGTAAAGGCATTTGCCGCACTGATTGCACAGCCATTGCCTATCTCCTTTGTGGGTCTTCATGTGGGTCTCCAACTCGGCCTGCGTGCCAAAACACTGACCGCACTCCTCACATATGCGTATCTTGTCTTCCAGGTGCAGTAACAGATGTCCTTCAAGTGCCGACTTATCAGAAAACTGTTCCCCACATTCTGGACAAACGTTGTCATGGATTTTCTGATGCTCAAAGAATTCTGACACACCCTCAAACGTTTCAGGACACACGGGGCAAATGAACCGCAAGTCTCTAGGAGTTATTTGCCTAGTACGGTGCTCCTTTACAGATGGGTTAGTGTGCGACGACTGCTGACCATGAGGGGAATGGGAGGACCCATCATTGTGGTTGTTTGTTGCCACCCTCTTCACAAACCAGTAGTTTACCTCTGCCTTGCTGGATGGGTCTTGTTGGGGCAATGGCGTGACCACATCTTCTACAATCcactctgcagaaaaaaaaaaataagataagttaACCAAATGTAATTTAAAGATCTGTTCCTTACCATTACTCCTCCATCAAAGAAGGAGTAGACTGAGAAGAGCAGAGTATACAGAACCATTTTTTTAATGCATAGACTGAATTAGATAGCATGACGTTGAAGAAACCCTGTACTGAAAGAAAGATGGACCGTTGCTTATTTCCTAAAAATGCTAGTTATCTGGTTTCATGCTTTAAGACACCAATGCATTTAGTAAAAATAGAATTAAGTCAGCATTCCTAATCTGCATACCTTGTCGAGGAAGTAGCTTAGTCTAAGGCCATTGGATTAACATAATGGTCAAGAAACTAGTATATTTAAGAGGGTGGATCAACAAAAGGTGGTCTCCAGGCTTTCTCACTGAAGGTTTATTTAAAGAACTGAAATATGGTTTTCAAAAAGGGTATACAGAGAGCAAAGGAGCAGTCACCTCTGAATTAGAAAATTTGACTACTTCAGGAAGAGTCAATTCTCTAGCACATCCCCTTCACTCCCTGTACGTCATAATCCTCGCCTcatctgggagtgtctaattatggTCCCAGCTCTTTTGCCCCTCCTTTAACCACCCTGCATCACTTTTTTGTtgcagccagggggggggggggaagagtgaaGGGGGATACTATAGATCTGATATTttcaaactacggtcctccagctgttgcggaactacacatcccacaaggcattgtaaaactctgacattcacagacatgactaggcatgattggaattgtagttcctgaacaactgggggccatagtttggagacctctggtataGAGGGTCACTAGAGTGACAACTCCGAGTCTGCTGATATCGTATCCAAGATGGTGGCCTTGAGCAGCAGTGTCACGgcttattaaagaggaacttcaccagcTCCCTAAAAATGTGGTCTCCTTCCAGCTGATCATTACCTGATTGATTAGCCATGCCTCATTTTGCCCTGTGTCTGTGTGTGGAGGTGGCCTTCTTAGTagaaggcagggctttgcttcctcacgtTAGGGCTTCCAGCATAGAAaacaatgagcagcacagtagttgcatcaccaaatctcacgaggctgggttcacacctctgacGGATGCGActcgcagcaggggtctggtgcatccctgttctctatttcagggatgaatcagagatgaatttttgcctgaattcggccccgaAACTAAGCCAAAGATGCACATCGTTCCTGTGCAAGCTGCTctgcagccgcaatggagatatgagaaccgcctccatagagagcaagtcacaatctcctgtcatgcaaattgaatgtggggaaacccgcatctaattcacataggtgtctTAGAGCCCACACTGAAAATATAGCTATGGGGCTACAGTACAGAAGTGCCTAGGTACCCTTACATACCAGGAAGTACACTGCCATTTTTCAGAAGGATATCTAACCAAgagatacattttaaaaaaggtactgcttaggcacaattaacacttcTAGCTGTTTCGTTCAGGCCCTTTTTAAAGGATAAGTAGACtttcaaacaaaatacatttatcCTTTTTTGATCCCCACCCACTCTGCCAACATAGCCCCCCTCCTCAGATGCAGACTTACCTAGCAATGATACCTGCAGCTTCCTGCTGACATACCTTCAGTGTGTGGACCGCAAAATGTACAGTAGGTTCCCAAAGGGAAGGGTTCTATGGGGGCATCTTTAATTGTCTCTTGTCTTGGGAGACCCCTATAGAACCCTCTAAGCAGGTGTGGCCAGCTCACAGCAGGATGTAAACTTATGACGTATATTTTAAAATACTTGCACACCCAGTGAGGAATGTAGTTTAATGTAACTTCAAAAGTAATTATCAGCATTTTTAAGAATCTGCTGCTTTCACTATAGTGTCTCTAGAGAGTGTCAGATGCCTGCCTGTCCCGTACCATACACCGCGGTTCCAATCACCGGTCACTACATCATTACTGTGTCCTGCAACCCGGGGAAGCCAGCATAATGACAAATGTTTAAAAAGAATCACTTTACAGTCCCAATCACTTACCAATTTCAGCAACACCTTCAACATTCATTGGCTGGGTATTGCTTTTTGTAGTCGTCACATCCGCTGTGGGCAAGAACATATATTTTATTGTTTCCCATCAGTGCAATCTTCTAGTGAAATGTATCATTTGCTCCACAATATTTATAAACTTCATCTAAAATCTGTGTTAAAACATGAGATTCAGTGACTTCAGAAGGGTCCTGTATTATCCTATTGTTAGTAAAAGcacagacagtggggttgatttactaaaggcaaattgactgtgcactttgcaaaatgcagttgccctagagcttagtaaagtaatagaagctctgcttacttccatcatccaatcatgtgcaagcaacaattttttttttttacttcccttgcacgtgattgggtactcttttcaaagtgaagctttacctcatttactaagctctgggatcagctgcacttgcaaagtgcacagtctagttgcctttagtaaatcaaccccagtgtcttatttaaaggggttgtaaaggttcgtgttttttcaccttaatacatcctatgcaataaggtgaaaaatcaCCTGtccgtgaccggccccccagccccccagttttatttacctgaaccctcgaacttgtcccacggggacgcgctctctctctggctggggttctcgactcttgattggatagattgatagcagcgcagccattggctcctgctgccgtcaatcaaatccaacgacgTGGGCGCCGGGGCTGAGTCCAGcaattcggcgtctatggacaccaaatgctggactcaaacacgcccacaaggtaaccccctc
This window contains:
- the LOC141107516 gene encoding uncharacterized protein (The sequence of the model RefSeq protein was modified relative to this genomic sequence to represent the inferred CDS: added 3 bases not found in genome assembly), which produces MDLGVKDFEDVAVYFSEEEWRTLGEGQKKLYKDVMMENYQALSSLENACRKPEMICKAERGKETTAKSQLQCEEETPMACIIVRPEMVANLPELLTDDELSDCIYLEIDSDSDTEQERESHVNDTGQHEDNNYSDCFCVDPEPVHKIEWKEKVKIKEEFKEEKISSNSVYVKTEPISSSEEKETSLSDPALYDDDDDSSDCMCVESDSEEKKETGVRHPVNYEDDDEDDLDYDYDDDDEEEEDDDDHFSDCFCVDPEPVHKIEWKEKVKIKEEFKEEKISSADVTTTKSNTQPMNVEGVAEIEWIVEDVVTPLPQQDPSSKAEVNYWFVKRVATNNHNDGSSHSPHGQQSSHTNPSVKEHRTRQITPRDLRFICPVCPETFEGVSEFFEHQKIHDNVCPECGEQFSDKSALEGHLLLHLEDKIRICEECGQCFGTQAELETHMKTHKGDRQWLCNQCGKCLYSKSGLDRHRLIHIRDRLVPCPQCGKCFAKQSNFEMHLRLHTGEELYPCTLCEKIFPTKAACERHIRAHTMERPHACPECGKRFLYNGCLIKHMRVHTGEKPYVCDLCGRRFAQSSSLNSHRRLHEDEKPFVCKACQKCFSKKFNFEMHMKIHAKERLIEQLARLKCDSGDNTLAHSGETNNYKPANDALFTDKTAMDINVGVSASESTRDVDKIPVLDILLGGKPTGEIMLDKTPVNDISLNKSKDVAVNDVSLRDATGAPPIKESSLGEGFIRDGLLGNTTDRDVSLSNASISYISPSDRPRTGVSLNENVSIDVSLSESSNTDESFGEMSDDDLLNEEPWKSNPEVRPYICAECGKSFLSNGCLVKHMRTHTGERPFGCPQCGKHFAQKSTLNCHIRSHTGERPYLCPLCGKGFTSQSHVSRHQAVHRSGQFSCNGCGKEFTVKSYLLKHQRRTRCVLKL